From the Portunus trituberculatus isolate SZX2019 chromosome 8, ASM1759143v1, whole genome shotgun sequence genome, the window cactctctctctctctctctctctctctctctctctctctctctctctctctctcgccagatATTTGATGGTGTGTCAGTGTTCATCATTCCCAAACCACAAGTCTTAAAGCGAATCGTGACAGTGAACGTGCTGGGAGTCAAGATCACAGGCTACCCCAATGAAATACGAAGTCCCAGCTACAAACGCAATGCTCTCATCTTCAACCTGGCCTTTGTGTGTGAGTCCTCAGCCCGCACTGTGCACTACGAGCCGGCTGTCAAAAAGTTGTCGGAATATCTGGAGAATCTTGAGCTGGAGGACGGGTTTTTGTCGTCTGCGAGTGGTCGTGCGCGTATTCCTGCTCTACTGagacaggtgtgtttgtgtgtgtgtgtgtgtgtgtgtgtgtgtgtgtgtgtgtgatgtaagagaagttttaagggtgtttaagagtATTTAAGAGTAATTTTTAAGGATCTAAGaatgtttaagggtgttttaagcagtttatagtgtgtgtgtgtgtgtgtgtgtgtgttttatgtaaggAAAAACTGGCTGAGggtaaaaaagattaaaaaaacaggTCCACTTATTTGCTAGTCCCTTACAGGttcaagagttagccaaaagaaagggataaatgtcttgaaacctccctcttaaatgaagtcaagtcattggaagttggaaatacagaagcaggcagggagttccagagttcaccagagaaaggaatgaatgattgaatgtgtgtgtgtgtgtgtgtgtgtgtgtgtgtgtgtgtgtgtgtgtgtgtgtgaccattaTATTCACCATCTCACACAAATAGTCTTTAAAATCCAACTTaacccagcccaacctaacctaacctaacctcatcacATCTGCAGGTACTCATGGACCTAAACAAGAGTGGCCACTGTACCGTCACCATAACActgggaggtggggagggggagcGTCGACCCAGCCAACTGATGCGGCACAACACCACAGatggcaccacaccaccacagcgacGCCTCAGTCTGTACAGCGACCAGCGTCCTTCCGAGGCGTCCTATAGAGGTTACAGGAAGTCCTCAGTGTCGGAAGCTAAGAGTCGCAGGAGGTCATCTGatagcaccaccacctctgtccTGCATCTCaaggttgtggtgttgtgtggtgtgtgtgtttgtgtgtgttatgtctAGTTGGTTTATTGATGGGTTactacaccacacaacaccaattCTATTCCACATctctcaacaccacaccacaccacacagcaaaGAACACTAGCaccatagaacacacacacacacatacaccatttCTCATCACACCACGAGTCTTCCTCACCACACaataaacaacaccaacatgatttcacaccaccacaccactaccatgctctctcatcaccacaccacccaaGTGCAAAATACTAGTACCACacaataccacaccacacctcaccacaccacactatacTCCATCACCAACACAAAAGCcctacaccataccacaccacactcctctCAACACCACATGTAACACCcacccccacaccacaccacaccaccacaaaacccctcacaacaccacaacaccacaccacaacacatctAACATCCCCTGGTCTTCCGCAGGTGGTGAGGCTGTGGCCCGACCCCCTGCAGATAGAGGACCACCACGTTCCAGTCCTTATTTCCGAGAGGGTGTACAGTCGAGGGGACCACTGGGACCTGACCACACAGCAGATTCTTCCCTACATTGATGGCTTCTCTCATGTGGCCAAGATTGCTGCTGCGGCGGATGTTGATAATAATTTAGTGAAGGTTTGTtgtggtttttcttcttttcttttcctctttcctttttttgtgtgtgtgtggtgtagggtattcagaaatgctttgttctcaccacgactattttccaaggccacagagatgactagaggggtttccaagagtgtttctccagttcatgatgtggaaatcttgtctctctttctttagatCTGTAAAACTTATCTTAAAAatactctgctctctcaccacgactattttccagagccacagagatgactagtggGGTTTTTACGAGTGTTTCAAACCCATCCTGACCTAACCAAACTGTACCCCATTTCAGGCCTGTGTCGAGAACCTTCTTTACTACGAACAAGTGCGTCTGCTGCCGATCTTCCAGTACTCCAATGTCTATGTGGTGACTTCTGGCATCCGCGCCTTTACGAGGACCCCGAGCTGCAGGAGGAGTGTCGGAGAACGGTTAGCAAGCACTGTGCCTCGAGACCGCAGCTTTGCCAGATACTTGAGATTTACTGCAGGTTGGTAGAGCTTTGTTTCGTTTGTggcctattttctttttcctttctttagtttttcttttctcattttctcttcacttttttctctttttctttttctttcccttctctctctttctttttctccttgcttttcttctttccttttcttttttctctttgtctttcttttcttattttctttctttttcctttctcttatttttccttccactaaccctctctctctctctctctctctctctctctctctctctctcactctcactctcaccatcACAGCATGACGTATGGGGTCACCGTGCGAGGACTGTGCATTCGCTTCAACCCTCAAGTGCTAAACATCGATGAACGCAGACTGGTACAATTCGGCCTCACAAACAAGCTGATCCGCCGTTTGCACCAGTACCCCCTCCTTGTGCCCCCAGAggacccacaccacacccctaGCAAGCACAACGCCATCCACGCACTCTGCAGCGGACAACATAACTTTGACGAGATCTGCTGCCGGCTCGGACTGACTTTCAAGGAGATGAGTGACATTGTAGAGAGAGATCCTAACATTAGAGTGCTGTGGAAGTGATCTGTGGACTCCTGTGGCTGTGCTGGGGAAGGTAAAGGCTGTGGGAGGCTGTGGGgtttgtgggagggagggaagggagggaggagggaagtttAAGTTATGgatcaagggagagagaagggagggaaagacttGTGTGTTAAGACATTCCTAGTTCCTATGCACTGTGATATATAGACACATTGTTTGAAGCCTCTACTCTGGCCAGGCTGCTGCAAATTCCATCAGAACATGAGAGGTAAATTAAGCAAAGTTGAGCtgatttcttctttgttttatagCCGCTGTTAACATTCATCAGTGTGCAGTGACAAATAGAAGCTGTACAGAGTTATTGACAAAATTATcatgaaaaacaggaggaggaggagtaagacataaaaatagaacacattTTCAAGTCAATccaaacaaatgagagagaaagaaactgtACAGTGTTAAGACAGAAttaagatgattggaggaggaggaggaggagtagtaagacataataaaaatagaaagaacacAATATTTTCAAGTTACCCCAATGAAGAAGAAACTGTACAGTGTTAAGACAGAAttaagatgaaaggaggaggaggaggagacataataaaaatagaacaacATTTTCAAGTCacaaaaacaaatgagaaagaaagaaactgtgCAGTGTCAAGACAAaattatcatgaaaaaaaagaagaagaagaagaagaagaagaagaagaagaggaggaggaggagacataatacaaatagaaagaagaatattttcaagtcacaaaaacaaatgagaaagaaagaaacaaactgtGCAATGTCAAGACAAAATTatcatgaaaaagaagaaggaaaaggagaagaagaaggaggaggaggaggagacataataaaaatagaaagaacaacATTTTCAAGTCacaaaaacaaatgagaaagagagaaacaaactgtGCAATGTCAAGACAAATTGACATGAAagcaggaggatgagaagacatgatacaaaataaagaacacaaCATATTTCAAGTCACCTAAACAAATGAGCAATTctataaacacaaacagaacACAATCCCTCCATGGCTTGTGTCCCGGCTAACTCAGTGACTGGCAACACACGGAACACAGAACACAATTAAAAATGACTTAACCTTTTCAATTAGTCCAGGAAAAAATGTCAGTTTGTCAGTCATAACAATGGCTTGGAGTGGAGGGCCATTTTTGAGTCAGTGTAGAAAAAATGTGTCAATTTATcgataatgagaaaaatacagTCAAACAATCTTTTAAATTATGAGTAGAAAAATATGTCTGTTTTATGGGTTATAGAAAAATGGCTTTGAACAGACAGCCATCCACTTAAATTACCTTGAGAAATATAAcaatttttatcaatattattaaaaaaaaatgtctgtttTATGGGTCATAGAAAACATGGCATTGAACAGACAGCCAACCACTTAAATTACCTTGAGAAATATAacattttttatcaatattataaaaaaatgtCTGTTTTATCagttatagaaaaaatataacaattttttttcaatattctataaaaaaatgtgtgtgttttatcagtTATAGAAAAATGGCTTTAAACAGACAACCAACCACTTAAATTACCTTGAGGAATATAACAGCTTTTATCAATGCTATAAAAACTTACCAAGACAAACATTCCAAACACCAAGAGTACAAAAGAAATCAGACTCTCTTTAGCCAACACCCTGAATGCTTCTAGAGGGATCACACACCCTCTAcaccaaatacacccaaaaaaGTCACCATTTAATACTGAATAACCTCTTGTACACACACTcatgtacacacaaacacacacacacacaaactaaatcCTAGAACACTCaagttttaacacacacacacacacacacacacacacacacacacacacacacacacacacacacacacacacacacacagtctaacctgaacaaaacaaaacttaatgAATGACTAAAGATATTATGTAGAAATTCAAATCAAGACAGCCATGAATAAGATAAACATTACTATCTTTCTGGCAAcactgaagagaagagaggtcaCAGTGAAATCACAGTCCCGGCTCTTGTGACCTGAACATAACATAGTGAGAGATGACTAAGATATCGTGTACCTTCAACTATACACTCAAAAATATGCCTGAGATAACAGTGAAACATAAATACTGAGGCAGAACATTACAGCCCTTTGTGGTACCTAAGTATACAGTCTTGTAATGGAGTTTGTAGTGCTGTATGGAATCAAAAACCCCAATTTTCAGacagtaaaaaatataaatatgtaaACACTGAGGCACAATATTATGGACCTTAGTGTTACCTCAGTATGCTGTCTTGTAATGGAGTTTGTAATGCTGTATGGAATCAAAACCCCAATTGTCCGACACTAAAACATGAAGAtctaaacacaacacacacaacactaaggCACAACATTACAGAAATTTGTGTTAGCTCATTAAATAGTCTTGTAATGGATGGAGTTTGTAATGCTGTATGGAATCGAGAACCCCAATTTTCatatacaaaaacacacacatacaaacaaaacactgaGGCACAACATTAcagaccttcctaatgttagCTCAGTATATAGTCTTGTAAAGGATGGAGTTTGTAATGCTGTATGGAATCTAGAACCCACTTTTCAGACACATGGGTTACCTGAATGCGTCTCTTTCTACCCAGAGTGTTGCTGTCaccaccgcccaccaccaccctggCATTACGCACGCTGGACACCACAGTCGCACCACACAACTCCAAAAGTTCCTGTGGTGAAAAGGTGCGGTTAATTGTGGTGTTGAATATTaggtttgtggtgttgtgagggtgttgtggaaaggtggtggtgtggtgtgtctgtgttgtgaATGAGTTGTGAAAGGAATGTTGAAATGTTTTGGTTAGTATTTAATGTTGTTAATTTCTAGTTTCTACCttgtccttctgtttctcttctttatgctctttcttgtctctttattcttcctctttctcctgctgttCTAAATTCCATcatactcttctctttctcctcctcttttttttcctcacctttattcttctcctattgttttccttaatttctttttcttctcctcctcttgttttcctcacccttctctttattttcctcctcctcctcctcttgttttcctcaaccttcttctttattatttcttatcctcctcttccttttttttttcatcctcgttctcctcctttttttttcctcaccctccttttcctcaacccaacccaacccaacccaacctaacctaacctaacccaactcaacctaacctaacctaacctaacttaaccttactctACCTTacctaagctttttttttttttatttatttatttattttttttcaaaccttacctaacctaacattagcTTCACTCTTCCTCAGACTGTCCTTACCTTGAGTTGGGCTGGTGGGGTGAGCTGCcatccaatacacacacacccccgACCTTGGAGAACAGGGTGTGCTGGTATGAGCTGCCCTGGGCCTCACGTTTCTGCCGACATGCCtgtttgggttaagttaggttaggttcagtttaatttggtcttttttttgtttatttatttatttatttttttaaaggagtggtgaggttaggttaggttagggttagtttgatttactttattttatttatttattttttttttttttcaaggttaggttaatgttagGTTCAGTTTAGTTCCAtccatcgttttctttctttttattttattttattttattattttttttttttcaaggggtggtgaggtgaggttaggttaaggtcagttgagttttgtttttcttttcttcaatcatgttgctgtgttgctgtgatcATTACTCAAGCTTactgttgctgtgttgctgtttaTCATTACTCAAGCTTACTGTTACTGTGTTGCTGTTTATCATTACTCAAGCTTactgttgctgtgttgctgtttaTCATTACTCAAGCTTCCTATAAATGTCTGTGTCTTGCTCAACTACAACTTCCACAATGAATGACAGGAATTATCATagcaaatatatttttctatgtaaACTTAACATGATTATAATTTtctatgaatatatataaaacagttctagtcacacacacatacttttccTAACCTCTGTGAAGCGTTTATCTATCCATCACACTCATTGTTGTGGGGACAGACACACTCACTATTGTTGTGGGGACAGAGACACTCATTGTTGTTGTGGGGACAGAGACACTCATTATTGTtgtggagacagacacacactcgtTGTtgtagagacagagacaggcttAAAAATTTGAGAGAATGTTGgagaaaagctaaaaaaaagaagggagaagatagCCAAGGCATTGAGAACATGGTCAAATAGTACTATGAAGCCCCAAGCACCTCAATTTGGCTCCACGAACAAAGacatgaaattaaaaagaaaaacaatcaaaTACATATAAGAGAACAATACCTTACAGTGAAACCAAGACACTGAAAACATGGCCAAATAACAGAAGCAAGACCCAGCACCTCAATTTGACTCCAGGGACAAAGATGTgaatttaaaaaggaaaaaagcacATACACATAAGAGAACAATACCTTATAGTGAACCCAAGACACTGAGAACATTGCTAAGTGGTACAGTGAAGGCCCCAGTAGAGTAACCAGTCCCCAGCACCTCAATTTGACTCCAGGGACAAAGAAGTGAatttaaaaaggtaaaaaagcaAATATAGATAACAAAACAAGACCTTACAGTGTAGTCAAGATACTGACAACATGGCCAAATAGTAGAACTAAACTCCCAGCACCTCAATTTGGCTTTACAGACAAAGACAtgaatttaatcccttcagtactggggcacatttctaccttgagatttgtgtacgatcagaccattttattgacattaggaagggtctatggaggtcagaagattaatggccacagtcttcactattttaatcccacatgtaagtttgtgaagctgtataaagtcaccaaacagaatggatatggaaatgcgtcactgTACTTAAGggattaaaaggaagaaaattaaatatagaTACAAGAATAAGACATTACAGTGAAGCCAAGACCTTAAGAACATAGCTAAATGGTACAGTGAAGCACGCAGAACCTCACCTTAGCACCGGGAGCAAAGGACGCCAGCTCAAAGGGTTCCTCAGGCGCCCAGGTGTTGGCCTCCAAGGAGCGGTACACCCAGGAGACATCGAGCACCCAGCAGCCTCTCGCAATGCCCAGCAGCAGGTTAAGGGTTCGCCGTGGCTCCCCGCACACCACATGGGAGGTTCGCTGGTCCACGTTCTCTACCACGTGATAGCCTCGCAGTTTACGTATGATTGGAAGTACGGTTCTCTTGTCGCTGGTGGATAGTttagtggatgagtggatggaagGGTGgatggttactctctctctctctcttttgtggatggtgcattttttttctctcttgatgTGGATGGTTTGGATATTAGTATGTGGAggttgggtgggtggatggtctctctttg encodes:
- the LOC123499060 gene encoding LOW QUALITY PROTEIN: GATOR complex protein NPRL2-like (The sequence of the model RefSeq protein was modified relative to this genomic sequence to represent the inferred CDS: inserted 1 base in 1 codon); protein product: MQMSEEYGKEGPIRGIFLAEFHHIAGPKIMHQHPEGCISKEIFDGVSVFIIPKPQVLKRIVTVNVLGVKITGYPNEIRSPSYKRNALIFNLAFVCESSARTVHYEPAVKKLSEYLENLELEDGFLSSASGRARIPALLRQVLMDLNKSGHCTVTITLGGGEGERRPSQLMRHNTTDGTTPPQRRLSLYSDQRPSEASYRGYRKSSVSEAKSRRRSSDSTTTSVLHLKVVRLWPDPLQIEDHHVPVLISERVYSRGDHWDLTTQQILPYIDGFSHVAKIAAAADVDNNLVKACVENLLYYEQVRLLPIFQYSNVYVVTSGIXRLYEDPELQEECRRTVSKHCASRPQLCQILEIYCSMTYGVTVRGLCIRFNPQVLNIDERRLVQFGLTNKLIRRLHQYPLLVPPEDPHHTPSKHNAIHALCSGQHNFDEICCRLGLTFKEMSDIVERDPNIRVLWK